The following are from one region of the Paracoccus sp. S3-43 genome:
- a CDS encoding carbohydrate ABC transporter permease, whose amino-acid sequence MTDTAFTQAAPRGFKEFFKPRGERMHWTDYVTYGYLIIGVLVMLLPVLWVVIGSLKSPANLSEYPPTLMPMATQTIVVDGHPDPLPLFEVTQDDGTVKTLAQIRRVGIRAQMIDPDDPAAEPSVVDVAKAKPIRSFNPTFDNYKDLLRTAGDTIWRSIYNSAFITIVATLITLVINSMAAFALSKFRFTGSTFALVLILATLMVPATIILVPIYLINSQLGLVNSLWGVILPVLATPTGVFLLRQYMLTIPDELLEAARMDHASEWQIYWRIVLPLTTPALAVVAIFSIMSRWNDFLLPLIVLNTKDSQTLQLALAGFKTEQGIEWHLLLAMTTITALPLAFIFLFLQRYITTGIASSGVK is encoded by the coding sequence ATGACTGACACGGCTTTCACGCAAGCGGCTCCGCGCGGGTTCAAGGAATTCTTCAAGCCTCGTGGCGAGCGGATGCACTGGACCGATTACGTCACCTATGGCTATTTGATTATCGGTGTCCTGGTGATGTTGCTGCCCGTTCTTTGGGTGGTGATCGGCTCTCTCAAATCACCCGCGAACCTCTCCGAATATCCCCCCACCCTCATGCCCATGGCGACCCAGACGATTGTCGTCGATGGCCATCCCGATCCATTGCCGCTGTTCGAGGTGACGCAGGATGATGGAACGGTCAAGACGCTGGCCCAAATTCGCCGGGTCGGCATCCGCGCGCAGATGATCGATCCCGACGATCCCGCGGCTGAACCCAGCGTCGTTGATGTGGCGAAGGCCAAGCCGATCCGCAGCTTCAATCCGACATTCGACAATTACAAGGATCTGTTGCGCACAGCTGGCGATACGATCTGGCGCAGCATCTACAATTCCGCCTTCATCACAATAGTCGCCACCCTCATCACATTGGTGATAAACTCCATGGCGGCCTTTGCTCTGTCGAAATTCCGCTTTACCGGCTCGACCTTCGCACTGGTCCTGATCCTGGCGACCCTGATGGTTCCGGCCACGATCATTCTCGTGCCCATCTACCTGATCAACAGTCAGCTGGGGCTGGTGAATTCCCTTTGGGGCGTGATCCTGCCGGTGCTGGCGACGCCGACGGGAGTTTTTCTGCTGCGTCAGTATATGCTGACAATTCCCGACGAATTGCTTGAAGCGGCCAGGATGGATCATGCGTCCGAATGGCAGATATACTGGCGGATCGTTCTGCCCTTGACGACGCCCGCATTGGCTGTTGTCGCGATTTTTTCCATCATGAGCCGATGGAACGACTTTCTGCTTCCGCTCATCGTCCTCAACACGAAAGATAGCCAGACGCTCCAGCTTGCGCTTGCCGGATTCAAGACCGAACAGGGCATCGAATGGCACCTGCTTCTTGCCATGACCACCATCACGGCCTTGCCGCTGGCCTTCATTTTCCTGTTCCTGCAACGCTACATCACAACCGGTATCGCCTCATCCGGCGTCAAGTAA
- the ugpC gene encoding sn-glycerol-3-phosphate ABC transporter ATP-binding protein UgpC — protein MAELILDNLNKSFGSVEIIPKVNLRIEDGEFTVFVGPSGCGKSTLLRMIAGLETATSGDIRIDGESVVRTPAADRGVAMVFQSYALYPHMTVRENLSFGLENIRMEKTEINRRVEEAARLLQIDKLLSRRPKQLSGGQRQRVAIGRAITRDPKIFLFDEPLSNLDAELRVVMRYEINRLHERLGNTMIYVTHDQVEAMTMADKIVVLRSGNVEQVGAPLHLYNNPDNKFVAGFIGSPQMNFVEGRIGTVDEQGIEFIGEGLAALRLERRGLPVKEGQKVTLGIRPEDLVPADDGWRLTVSFSEQHGSDTFIHCRTDQDVGFLAHQPRQFATERGDVLKLRPRADTWHLFDENEKTISPL, from the coding sequence ATGGCCGAACTCATTCTCGACAATCTGAACAAGAGCTTCGGGTCGGTGGAGATCATTCCGAAAGTCAACCTGCGTATCGAGGACGGCGAGTTTACGGTATTTGTCGGCCCCTCGGGATGCGGCAAATCGACCTTGTTGCGCATGATCGCGGGACTGGAAACGGCGACGTCGGGCGATATCAGGATCGACGGCGAAAGCGTGGTCCGCACCCCGGCGGCCGACCGGGGTGTGGCGATGGTCTTTCAGTCCTATGCCCTTTATCCGCATATGACCGTCCGGGAAAATCTTTCCTTCGGCCTCGAAAACATCCGCATGGAAAAGACCGAGATCAATCGCCGGGTCGAAGAGGCCGCCCGCCTTTTGCAGATCGACAAGCTGTTGTCTCGCAGGCCGAAGCAATTGTCGGGGGGGCAGAGACAGCGGGTCGCAATCGGTCGGGCAATCACCCGCGATCCAAAGATATTTCTGTTCGACGAACCTTTGTCGAACCTCGACGCCGAGCTGCGCGTCGTGATGCGATACGAGATCAACAGGCTTCATGAGCGTCTCGGCAATACGATGATCTACGTCACCCATGATCAGGTCGAAGCCATGACCATGGCCGACAAGATCGTGGTGCTGCGCTCGGGTAATGTCGAACAGGTGGGCGCTCCGCTGCATCTTTATAACAACCCGGACAACAAGTTCGTCGCAGGCTTTATCGGTAGCCCGCAGATGAATTTCGTCGAGGGACGGATCGGGACGGTGGACGAGCAGGGCATCGAATTCATCGGCGAAGGACTCGCGGCGCTCAGGCTCGAACGACGGGGTCTTCCGGTGAAGGAAGGTCAGAAGGTGACCCTCGGCATCCGCCCGGAAGATCTGGTGCCTGCCGACGACGGCTGGCGGTTGACTGTCTCCTTTTCCGAACAGCACGGCTCGGACACGTTCATTCACTGCCGGACCGATCAGGACGTGGGCTTCCTCGCTCACCAGCCGCGGCAGTTCGCAACCGAAAGGGGGGATGTCCTCAAATTGCGCCCCCGTGCCGACACCTGGCATCTTTTCGATGAAAACGAAAAGACCATCAGCCCCCTGTAA
- a CDS encoding Gfo/Idh/MocA family oxidoreductase: MLRFAVVGLDHGHIYSHVEGLLAEGCEFVGYCPISQTPGMLEQFQAKYPDVPQIDRDTIFADPKIDVICTAAVANQRADIAIRAMRSGKDAMIDKPGVTTRQQLADARKVHEETGKFFSICFSERLCVPSAVKAGKLIKEGAIGRVIQTIGLGPHQKHQKAGGPDRPDWFWDTPATGGILVDIGSHQIDQFLYYTGSDSAKVTISQIGNFNTPEHVEFQDFGDMQLLSDTATGYIRVDWHTPDGLGKWGDGRLVIMGTDGYIELRKYIDIAGRAGADHLFLVNGTETRHIDCSSEPLDYFREFVNDVKNRTQTALNQEHVFEVCRLSLDAQENARVIAKV, from the coding sequence ATGCTTCGCTTTGCCGTCGTGGGCCTTGACCACGGACATATTTATTCTCACGTGGAAGGGCTATTGGCCGAGGGCTGCGAGTTCGTGGGCTACTGCCCGATCTCGCAAACCCCCGGAATGCTGGAGCAGTTTCAGGCGAAGTATCCGGACGTTCCGCAAATCGACCGCGATACCATTTTTGCCGACCCGAAGATCGACGTGATCTGCACGGCTGCGGTCGCCAATCAGCGGGCGGATATTGCTATTCGTGCCATGCGCTCGGGCAAGGATGCGATGATCGACAAGCCGGGCGTGACTACGCGCCAGCAATTGGCCGACGCCCGCAAGGTGCATGAGGAAACGGGAAAGTTCTTTTCGATCTGCTTTTCCGAGCGCCTTTGCGTGCCGTCCGCCGTCAAGGCCGGCAAGCTTATCAAGGAAGGCGCAATTGGCCGCGTCATCCAGACGATCGGGCTTGGACCGCATCAGAAGCACCAGAAGGCAGGCGGCCCCGACCGGCCGGACTGGTTCTGGGACACCCCGGCGACTGGCGGCATTCTTGTCGATATCGGCAGCCACCAGATCGACCAGTTCCTGTATTATACCGGCTCGGACAGCGCCAAGGTCACCATCAGCCAGATCGGCAACTTCAACACGCCGGAACATGTCGAGTTTCAGGACTTTGGCGATATGCAATTGCTGTCCGACACGGCCACCGGCTATATCCGTGTCGACTGGCATACGCCTGACGGTCTCGGCAAATGGGGCGACGGCCGTCTCGTCATCATGGGCACCGACGGTTATATCGAGTTGCGCAAATATATCGACATCGCCGGCCGCGCGGGAGCTGACCATCTGTTCCTGGTCAACGGCACCGAAACGCGTCATATCGACTGCTCCAGCGAGCCGCTCGATTATTTCCGCGAGTTTGTCAACGACGTGAAGAACCGGACGCAGACGGCTCTTAATCAGGAGCATGTCTTCGAGGTTTGCCGTCTCTCGCTGGACGCTCAGGAAAACGCGCGGGTCATCGCAAAGGTCTGA
- a CDS encoding Gfo/Idh/MocA family oxidoreductase translates to MSNIYRIALVGAGIAERQAQGLSWLKDKFEIVQLCSLDRERGEKVCASYGIPEYGQDFEALLTRDDIDIISICTPPYLHYQMTEKVLLAGKHAICEKPLFGSLAECDQMEKLSARTGKIVMPIFQYRYGKGLQKLKRLIAEGLAGRPFMTTIETHWWRPQSYFDVEWRGKWATELGGGFLGHAIHAHDMLTYVHGPVAEVSAMGGPLMNDIEVEDNMVASVRMQNGSYAALSMSLSSRKEISRLRWCFEDLTVESDLSPYTMYREPWFFTGKDEAHQKRIDELLADYAHHEDGYSRQYELLYDALEKGAPAPVTIADGRHALELVAAAYLSERTGQRVSLPIAKDHPIYNGWNPA, encoded by the coding sequence ATGAGTAATATCTATCGAATCGCCCTTGTCGGGGCAGGTATCGCAGAACGCCAGGCCCAGGGCCTTAGCTGGCTGAAAGACAAGTTCGAAATCGTTCAGCTTTGCTCGCTTGATCGCGAGCGAGGCGAAAAGGTTTGCGCATCCTACGGAATACCTGAATACGGGCAGGATTTCGAAGCGCTCCTGACGCGGGACGATATCGACATCATCAGCATCTGCACGCCCCCCTATCTGCATTATCAGATGACAGAGAAGGTTCTGCTGGCAGGCAAGCATGCCATCTGTGAAAAGCCGCTGTTCGGCAGCCTGGCCGAATGCGATCAGATGGAGAAACTGTCTGCGAGGACCGGCAAGATCGTCATGCCGATTTTTCAGTACCGCTATGGCAAGGGTCTTCAGAAGTTGAAACGGTTGATCGCGGAAGGGCTCGCGGGTCGACCTTTCATGACGACGATCGAGACGCATTGGTGGCGGCCGCAATCCTATTTCGATGTTGAATGGCGCGGAAAGTGGGCGACGGAACTCGGTGGCGGCTTTCTTGGGCACGCCATTCACGCGCACGACATGCTGACCTATGTTCACGGTCCCGTCGCCGAAGTCAGCGCGATGGGCGGGCCACTCATGAACGACATCGAGGTCGAGGATAACATGGTGGCAAGCGTGAGAATGCAGAACGGCTCCTATGCCGCTCTGTCCATGTCGCTGTCGTCCCGCAAGGAAATCTCGCGTCTGCGGTGGTGCTTCGAGGATCTCACCGTCGAAAGCGATCTTTCTCCCTACACGATGTATCGCGAGCCGTGGTTCTTCACCGGCAAGGACGAGGCGCATCAGAAGCGGATCGATGAGCTTCTTGCCGACTATGCTCACCATGAGGATGGGTATAGCCGTCAATATGAACTGTTATACGACGCGCTTGAAAAGGGAGCGCCGGCGCCTGTGACAATTGCCGACGGACGCCATGCGCTGGAATTGGTCGCCGCAGCCTATTTGTCCGAGCGGACCGGTCAGCGGGTTTCGCTGCCGATTGCAAAAGATCATCCGATCTATAACGGCTGGAATCCGGCTTAG
- a CDS encoding TAXI family TRAP transporter solute-binding subunit, with amino-acid sequence MAIGVENSGTFLTASLILSLTGTEPAEKLPAAPQDALPQLKAGQIDAFFYAAGAPVSLYVDGDIDGARFHLLPIQDTTLQAVYAPSTLPGGRYDFQPDPVELVTVKAVLMTYEYDSSQRLSSGELPGAATRQRMTGRGISAAAAGVWDGAPARFSSGQPETVDRAAAATGPPVLTDGRRWTLRMDEPGGAARAASSLFCESSDFSPARIRV; translated from the coding sequence GTGGCCATCGGCGTGGAAAACAGCGGCACCTTCCTGACCGCCTCGCTGATCCTGTCGCTGACCGGGACGGAACCGGCCGAGAAGCTGCCGGCCGCGCCGCAGGACGCCTTGCCGCAGCTGAAGGCGGGGCAGATCGACGCGTTCTTCTATGCCGCCGGGGCGCCCGTGTCGCTGTATGTGGACGGCGACATCGACGGTGCTCGGTTCCACCTGCTGCCCATCCAGGACACCACGCTGCAAGCGGTCTATGCGCCCTCGACGCTGCCGGGGGGGCGTTATGACTTCCAGCCCGACCCGGTGGAACTGGTCACGGTCAAGGCGGTGCTGATGACCTATGAATACGACTCGTCGCAACGCCTATCATCGGGCGAATTGCCAGGGGCGGCAACCCGCCAGCGAATGACCGGCCGGGGGATCAGCGCGGCGGCGGCGGGTGTCTGGGACGGGGCGCCGGCGCGGTTCAGCAGCGGCCAGCCGGAGACGGTCGACAGGGCAGCCGCTGCCACCGGCCCTCCGGTCTTGACGGATGGGCGGCGCTGGACGCTGCGGATGGACGAACCGGGGGGCGCCGCGCGCGCCGCCTCAAGCCTTTTCTGCGAGTCCTCGGATTTCAGCCCCGCCCGGATCCGGGTGTGA
- a CDS encoding DUF475 domain-containing protein yields the protein MENGLPSDGARAGARPILHYFTWAFIVTVVGLMLGAYLGWQMTGTVGGTLTIFFICTVLAVLEISLSFDNAIVNANKLKEMTPVWQRRFLTWGIVIAVFGMRIVFPLLIVVIAARIGPWEAVVLAAAQPAEYARIMHDAHLPIAAFGGTFLMMVGLSFFFDHEKDVHWVRWLESKMQKYATIRGIEVAVVLSLVLIFSRFLDPAESEVFFKSAIWGLLTFLLVEVLGGLLDSTQETLVAGAKGGLGAFLYLEVLDASFSFDGVIGAFALTQNLFIIAIGLGIGAMYVRSMTIMLVEKGTLAQYRYLEHGAFYAIIALSVIMFLQSFVHIPEVITGLGGAALIGVSLWSSIRWNRRFAEAGE from the coding sequence ATGGAAAACGGACTGCCTTCCGATGGCGCGCGCGCAGGCGCCCGGCCGATCCTTCACTATTTCACCTGGGCCTTCATCGTCACCGTCGTCGGCCTGATGCTGGGCGCCTATCTGGGCTGGCAGATGACCGGCACGGTCGGCGGCACGCTGACGATCTTCTTCATCTGCACGGTGCTGGCCGTGCTGGAAATCTCGCTGTCCTTCGACAACGCCATCGTCAACGCCAACAAGCTGAAGGAAATGACGCCGGTCTGGCAGCGCCGCTTCCTGACCTGGGGGATCGTGATCGCGGTCTTCGGGATGCGGATCGTCTTCCCGCTGCTGATCGTGGTGATCGCCGCCAGGATCGGCCCGTGGGAGGCCGTGGTCCTGGCCGCCGCCCAGCCCGCGGAATATGCCCGCATCATGCACGATGCGCACCTGCCCATCGCGGCCTTCGGCGGCACCTTCCTGATGATGGTCGGCCTGTCCTTCTTCTTCGACCACGAAAAGGACGTGCACTGGGTCCGCTGGCTGGAATCCAAGATGCAGAAATACGCCACCATCCGCGGTATCGAGGTCGCGGTGGTGCTGTCGCTGGTCCTGATCTTCTCGCGCTTCTTGGATCCCGCCGAATCCGAGGTGTTCTTCAAGTCCGCGATCTGGGGCCTGCTGACCTTCCTGCTGGTCGAGGTTCTGGGCGGGCTGCTGGACAGCACCCAGGAAACCCTTGTCGCGGGGGCCAAGGGCGGCCTGGGCGCCTTCCTGTATCTGGAGGTGCTGGACGCGTCCTTCAGCTTCGACGGCGTGATCGGGGCCTTTGCGCTGACCCAGAACCTGTTCATCATCGCCATCGGCCTGGGCATCGGCGCGATGTATGTGCGGTCGATGACCATCATGCTGGTGGAAAAGGGCACGCTGGCGCAGTATCGCTATCTGGAGCACGGCGCCTTCTACGCCATCATCGCGCTGTCGGTGATCATGTTCCTGCAATCCTTCGTCCACATCCCCGAGGTCATCACCGGCCTGGGCGGCGCGGCGCTGATCGGCGTGTCGCTGTGGTCCTCGATCCGATGGAACAGAAGGTTCGCCGAGGCAGGCGAGTAA
- a CDS encoding TRAP transporter large permease subunit yields MRRRPAPACGKAGVMIGVVTLTRVGFKIAFMVTSVAAGWVVSVHGLLAGLSFELFSIETPTLLFTLLMTAVVCVLMGCGVPTTANYIIMVAVLPIGAAALVIAVLPLIRKSPRRDLRRGAIRRTRPSGRVRHSSFPSILNPTRIRIR; encoded by the coding sequence ATAAGGCGCAGACCGGCACCTGCCTGTGGGAAGGCCGGCGTGATGATCGGCGTCGTCACCCTGACCCGCGTCGGCTTCAAGATCGCCTTCATGGTGACCTCGGTCGCGGCGGGCTGGGTGGTATCGGTGCATGGCCTGCTGGCGGGGCTGTCCTTCGAACTGTTCAGCATCGAGACGCCGACGCTGCTTTTTACCCTGCTGATGACGGCGGTGGTCTGCGTGCTGATGGGCTGCGGCGTGCCGACGACGGCGAATTACATCATCATGGTCGCCGTGTTGCCAATCGGCGCCGCAGCCCTGGTGATCGCCGTCCTGCCCTTGATCAGAAAATCCCCGAGACGAGATCTTCGTCGAGGAGCGATCCGTCGAACGCGGCCTTCGGGGCGCGTTCGCCATTCATCTTTCCCCTCCATCCTGAATCCTACACGAATCCGCATCAGGTGA
- a CDS encoding sodium:alanine symporter family protein translates to MELDRIDAVLGTIGGIVWGPYLLIPLLLGTGLYLTFRLQGIQLVRLGAALRLGLLKRKDDDAEGDISQFQALTTAMAATVGTGNIVGVATAIAAGGPGALFWMWVTAILGMASKYAEAFLGVRFRTTDEVGEKNGGPQYYLERGIPNAFGKLLALAFAVFAVCACFGIGNMTQGNSIASNLERSFMIPTWVTGVALAGLTLVVLVGGIKSIGRVTAGLVPVMILFYVLGALYILLVNIQAVPAALGEIFSQAFTGTAATGGFLGSTIMIAVQFGVARGIFSNESGMGSAAIAAASAQTTHPVRQGLVSMTQTFIDTIIVVSCTGLVIVTTGVWNEIDPQTGTQISPSIMTGQAFTHGLPGQWGHWIVTIGLVLFAYSTILGWAYYGERNLERLVGHRGVMPFRILFSLAVLLGCTVQLGVVWSFSDVMNGLMAIPNLIGLLILSGLIARETRFYLRHDPRLEANRQQIEEFMKGQPSWEEWKASERS, encoded by the coding sequence ATGGAACTCGACCGGATAGACGCGGTCCTGGGGACAATCGGCGGTATTGTCTGGGGGCCCTATCTTCTGATCCCGCTGTTGCTGGGGACCGGGCTTTATCTGACCTTCCGCTTGCAGGGCATCCAGTTGGTCCGGCTGGGCGCGGCGCTGCGGCTTGGCCTGCTGAAGCGCAAGGATGACGATGCCGAGGGCGACATCTCGCAATTCCAGGCGCTGACCACCGCCATGGCGGCGACCGTCGGCACCGGCAACATCGTCGGCGTGGCGACGGCCATCGCGGCGGGCGGGCCGGGGGCGCTGTTCTGGATGTGGGTCACGGCGATCCTGGGCATGGCCTCGAAATATGCCGAGGCCTTCCTGGGCGTGCGCTTCCGCACCACCGACGAGGTGGGCGAGAAGAACGGCGGCCCGCAATATTACCTGGAACGCGGCATCCCGAACGCCTTCGGCAAGCTGCTGGCGCTGGCTTTCGCGGTCTTCGCCGTCTGCGCCTGCTTCGGCATCGGCAACATGACCCAGGGCAATTCCATCGCCTCGAACCTGGAACGCAGCTTCATGATCCCCACCTGGGTCACCGGGGTGGCGCTGGCGGGCCTGACGCTGGTGGTGCTGGTCGGCGGCATCAAGTCCATCGGCCGGGTGACCGCCGGGCTGGTGCCGGTGATGATCCTGTTCTACGTGCTGGGCGCGCTTTACATCCTGCTGGTCAATATCCAGGCGGTTCCCGCCGCCCTGGGCGAGATCTTTTCGCAGGCCTTCACCGGCACGGCGGCGACCGGCGGGTTCCTGGGTTCCACGATCATGATCGCGGTGCAGTTCGGCGTGGCGCGCGGCATCTTCTCGAACGAATCCGGCATGGGATCGGCCGCCATCGCCGCGGCCTCGGCGCAGACCACCCATCCGGTGCGGCAGGGGCTGGTGTCGATGACCCAGACCTTCATCGACACCATCATCGTCGTGTCCTGCACCGGCCTCGTCATCGTCACCACCGGCGTCTGGAACGAGATCGACCCGCAGACCGGGACGCAGATCTCGCCCTCGATCATGACCGGGCAGGCCTTCACCCATGGGCTGCCGGGGCAGTGGGGCCATTGGATCGTCACCATCGGCCTGGTGCTGTTCGCCTATTCGACCATCCTCGGCTGGGCCTATTACGGCGAGCGCAACCTGGAACGCCTGGTCGGCCATCGCGGCGTGATGCCCTTTCGCATCCTGTTCTCGCTGGCGGTGCTGCTGGGCTGCACGGTGCAACTGGGCGTCGTCTGGAGCTTTTCGGACGTGATGAACGGGCTGATGGCGATTCCGAACCTGATCGGCCTCTTGATCCTGTCCGGCCTGATCGCGCGCGAGACCCGCTTCTACCTGCGCCACGATCCCCGGCTTGAGGCCAACCGCCAGCAGATCGAGGAATTCATGAAGGGCCAGCCCAGCTGGGAGGAATGGAAGGCCAGCGAGCGGTCCTAG
- the napE gene encoding periplasmic nitrate reductase, NapE protein: MSDRHATEPERQASSRRGELAQFLLLAFGIWPVVAVATVGGYGFLVWMYQLIAGPPGPSGH; this comes from the coding sequence ATGTCGGACCGACATGCCACCGAACCCGAGAGACAAGCGTCCAGCCGCCGTGGAGAGTTGGCGCAGTTCCTTTTGCTGGCTTTCGGCATCTGGCCGGTGGTCGCGGTGGCGACCGTGGGCGGCTATGGGTTCCTTGTCTGGATGTATCAGCTGATCGCCGGACCGCCGGGGCCTTCGGGGCATTAG
- a CDS encoding 4Fe-4S dicluster domain-containing protein, with the protein MSAGPALSRRDVLRGATRPAPFLPRPPGVTAASLAACTGCGTCVQACPQAVLTLAPKVVALRPEAGECTFCSDCAAACPEPVFTADRRMAHVMRISADCFAHAGIACMSCRDACPEQAIAMQPRIGAPFLPRIDAAACTGCAACSASCPAGAILAVEREAEDA; encoded by the coding sequence GTGTCCGCCGGTCCCGCCCTGTCGCGCCGGGATGTGTTGCGCGGCGCCACCCGCCCGGCGCCGTTCCTGCCCCGTCCCCCCGGCGTCACCGCCGCCTCGCTTGCCGCCTGCACCGGTTGCGGCACCTGCGTCCAGGCCTGCCCGCAGGCCGTCCTGACCCTGGCGCCCAAGGTCGTGGCGCTGCGGCCCGAGGCCGGGGAATGCACCTTCTGCAGCGATTGCGCGGCGGCCTGTCCCGAGCCGGTCTTCACGGCCGACCGGCGCATGGCGCATGTGATGCGGATCTCGGCCGACTGCTTCGCCCATGCGGGCATCGCCTGCATGTCCTGCCGCGATGCCTGTCCCGAACAGGCGATCGCCATGCAGCCCAGGATCGGCGCGCCGTTCCTGCCGCGCATCGACGCGGCCGCCTGCACGGGCTGCGCGGCCTGTTCGGCATCCTGTCCCGCCGGGGCGATCCTGGCGGTCGAACGGGAGGCCGAGGATGCCTGA
- a CDS encoding chaperone NapD → MPEPRWHVSSAVVTVAPDAMPAVRDRVAAMDGVEIHGGDATRLIVTIEGDSTGRLGDRLTEINLIKGVLAASMVFEHAEETEDTPCRLT, encoded by the coding sequence ATGCCTGAGCCGCGCTGGCATGTCTCATCCGCCGTCGTGACGGTCGCCCCCGACGCGATGCCCGCTGTCCGCGACCGGGTGGCCGCGATGGACGGGGTCGAGATCCACGGCGGCGACGCCACCCGCCTGATCGTCACCATCGAGGGCGACAGCACCGGCAGGCTGGGCGACCGGCTGACCGAAATCAATCTGATCAAGGGCGTTCTGGCGGCCAGCATGGTCTTCGAGCACGCCGAGGAAACGGAGGATACGCCATGCCGCTTGACCTGA